A single region of the Gemmata palustris genome encodes:
- a CDS encoding phenylacetate--CoA ligase family protein: MLDTLNRHLIHPFMAWREGRPHLRHLDTLQKTQFDAPEVIRARQLEALQAQLKHAWDTVPYYRASWTQAGVHPADVRELADLEAFPIVTKADIRRHNRALVSSAFDITKLREKRTSGSTGVPLTIYCDEPAMQWKAACTIRSDEWSGYRLGQRVAKVWGNPEYRQFGLKGRLRNYFLDRAVYLDTLDLNDQRIAEFTKAICRHRPGLIFGHAHSLYLLACALKKARVFDVRPNGIISTAMILHDWQRAVIEEVLGCRVTNRYGCEEVSLIASECEEHNGLHINADSVYAEVPSDGKLLVTDLSNRGMPLIRYQVGDVVVPSTRACKCGRGLPMIERVEGRDADYVLTPAGHLISGISLTENFAVLIPGTAQVQIVQESITQLRIRLVADDAFNTSSRQKIADLVRDTFGDTVTHDVELVDAIPQEPSGKYRFCISKVARDHMEAMSA; encoded by the coding sequence ATGCTCGACACCTTGAACCGACACCTGATACACCCGTTCATGGCATGGCGGGAGGGGCGCCCGCACTTGCGGCACCTCGACACGCTTCAGAAGACACAGTTCGACGCGCCAGAGGTCATTCGCGCGCGACAGTTGGAAGCACTTCAGGCGCAACTCAAACACGCCTGGGACACGGTGCCGTATTACCGCGCTTCGTGGACCCAGGCGGGCGTTCACCCGGCGGACGTGCGCGAGCTGGCGGACCTCGAAGCGTTCCCGATCGTCACAAAGGCCGATATCCGCCGGCACAACCGGGCACTGGTGTCGTCGGCGTTCGATATCACGAAGCTCCGGGAGAAGCGCACGAGCGGGTCCACCGGTGTGCCGCTCACGATCTACTGCGACGAGCCCGCGATGCAGTGGAAGGCCGCGTGTACCATCCGCTCGGACGAGTGGAGCGGCTACCGCTTGGGGCAGCGCGTCGCGAAGGTGTGGGGGAACCCGGAGTACCGGCAATTCGGGCTGAAGGGGCGGCTGCGTAACTACTTCCTCGATCGCGCCGTGTACCTCGACACCCTCGACTTGAACGACCAGCGGATCGCCGAGTTCACAAAGGCCATTTGCCGGCACCGCCCGGGGCTGATCTTCGGGCACGCGCACTCGCTGTACCTGCTCGCGTGCGCGCTGAAGAAGGCGCGCGTGTTCGACGTGCGGCCTAATGGCATCATCTCCACCGCGATGATTCTTCACGACTGGCAGCGGGCCGTCATCGAAGAGGTGCTCGGCTGCAGGGTCACGAACCGCTACGGGTGCGAGGAAGTGAGCCTCATCGCGAGCGAGTGCGAGGAGCACAACGGGCTGCACATCAACGCCGATTCGGTTTACGCGGAAGTGCCGAGCGACGGCAAGTTGCTCGTGACCGACCTGAGCAACCGGGGGATGCCGCTCATCCGCTATCAGGTCGGCGACGTCGTGGTGCCCTCGACCCGTGCGTGCAAGTGCGGGCGCGGGCTGCCGATGATCGAGCGCGTCGAGGGGCGCGACGCGGACTACGTGCTCACCCCGGCCGGGCACCTCATCTCCGGCATCTCGCTCACCGAGAACTTCGCGGTACTCATCCCGGGTACGGCCCAGGTCCAGATCGTGCAGGAGTCGATCACGCAGTTGCGCATCCGGCTCGTCGCGGACGATGCGTTCAACACGTCGAGCCGCCAGAAGATCGCGGACCTGGTGCGCGACACGTTCGGCGACACGGTGACGCACGACGTGGAACTCGTGGACGCGATCCCGCAGGAGCCGAGCGGGAAGTACCGGTTCTGCATCTCGAAGGTCGCCCGCGACCACATGGAAGCGATGAGCGCATGA
- a CDS encoding c-type cytochrome, producing MTRLFATLALLVTCGPTFATEKELPVAGKSSGSTEQISQAEKGYKALTQTAFIPAFWTQNAIPNAWKQWGVTEKPANYTAAVLERYGLHTAPYPNDGLPMGLRKASRVLSTGVGIDCMLCHAGSIDGKSTVGLGNTSLDVQTLFEDLAKVDGLSGNLPFTFSNVRGTSEAGGFGVYLLGFRNPDLTMRTPRKELGLRDDLCEDVPAWWLMKKKKTIYHTGATDSRSVRTLMQFMMHPLTMPKDFEKHEPAFRDIQQYLINLEPPKYPYPVDEPKAAKGKVLFNQNCAACHGTYGEKWTYPNKVIPLDEIGTDPTRHKGIDVAYGKEYSASWFGKEKNGWFVGGLPLRATAGYQAPPLDGIWATAPYFHNGSVPTLDGVLSSKARPKRYTRSFKTDEAAYDKVKVGWKVTELRDPPSEKLSPHEARKIYDTSKPGRSSAGHIYGDDLTAEQRAQVIEYLKTL from the coding sequence ATGACACGATTGTTCGCCACACTCGCGCTACTCGTCACTTGTGGTCCCACGTTCGCAACCGAGAAGGAGCTTCCGGTCGCGGGCAAAAGCTCGGGTTCCACTGAGCAGATTAGCCAAGCCGAGAAAGGCTATAAGGCGCTCACGCAGACCGCGTTCATCCCCGCGTTCTGGACGCAGAACGCCATCCCGAATGCGTGGAAGCAGTGGGGCGTCACCGAAAAGCCCGCGAATTACACCGCGGCCGTCCTCGAGCGCTACGGGTTGCACACCGCCCCCTACCCGAACGACGGACTGCCGATGGGCCTGCGCAAAGCGAGCCGCGTGCTGAGCACCGGCGTCGGGATCGACTGCATGTTGTGCCACGCGGGTTCGATTGATGGTAAGAGCACCGTCGGCCTCGGGAACACCTCCCTCGACGTGCAGACGCTCTTCGAGGATCTGGCGAAGGTCGATGGGCTCAGCGGGAACCTGCCGTTCACGTTCTCGAACGTCCGCGGCACCAGTGAAGCGGGTGGGTTCGGCGTGTACTTGCTCGGGTTCCGCAACCCGGACCTGACAATGCGCACGCCGCGAAAGGAACTCGGACTGCGGGACGATCTGTGCGAGGACGTGCCGGCCTGGTGGCTCATGAAGAAGAAGAAAACCATCTACCACACGGGCGCGACCGACTCGCGTTCCGTGCGCACGCTCATGCAGTTCATGATGCACCCGCTCACGATGCCGAAGGACTTCGAGAAGCACGAACCGGCCTTCCGCGACATTCAGCAGTATCTCATCAACCTCGAACCGCCGAAGTACCCGTACCCGGTCGACGAACCGAAAGCGGCGAAGGGGAAAGTGCTCTTCAACCAGAACTGCGCGGCGTGCCACGGTACTTACGGCGAGAAGTGGACGTACCCCAACAAGGTGATCCCGCTCGATGAGATCGGCACCGACCCGACCCGACACAAAGGTATCGATGTGGCCTACGGTAAGGAATACTCCGCGTCGTGGTTCGGGAAGGAGAAGAACGGCTGGTTCGTGGGCGGGCTCCCACTGCGCGCAACCGCGGGCTACCAGGCCCCGCCACTCGATGGCATCTGGGCCACGGCCCCGTACTTCCACAACGGCAGCGTGCCCACCCTCGATGGCGTGCTGAGTTCTAAGGCGCGCCCGAAGCGCTACACGCGGAGCTTCAAAACGGACGAAGCCGCTTACGACAAGGTGAAAGTGGGTTGGAAGGTGACCGAACTGCGCGACCCGCCGAGCGAGAAACTTTCACCGCACGAGGCGCGCAAGATTTACGACACGTCGAAACCGGGTCGTAGCAGCGCCGGCCACATCTACGGCGACGACCTCACGGCCGAACAACGCGCCCAGGTGATCGAGTACCTGAAGACCTTGTAG
- a CDS encoding cupin domain-containing protein: protein MTADDVIRLLQLQPHPVEGGFFRETYRSPATLPASALPAHNADRSVSTAIYYLLKPGHVSELHVLPGDEVFHFYLGAPVRMLQLWPDGSGREVVLGADIAVGQVPQAVVPGGVWQGTHLIGDSGFALLGCTVAPGFDYADYQSASRAELTAKWPAFTDAIQKLTPRG from the coding sequence ATGACCGCGGACGATGTGATTCGCCTGTTGCAGCTTCAACCGCACCCGGTCGAGGGCGGGTTCTTCCGCGAAACGTACCGCTCCCCCGCGACGCTCCCGGCGTCCGCGTTGCCCGCGCACAACGCGGACCGCAGCGTGTCCACCGCGATCTACTATCTGCTCAAGCCGGGGCACGTCTCCGAACTGCACGTGCTCCCGGGCGATGAGGTGTTCCACTTCTATCTCGGGGCGCCGGTGCGCATGCTGCAGTTGTGGCCCGACGGCAGCGGACGCGAGGTGGTTCTCGGTGCCGACATCGCGGTGGGGCAAGTTCCGCAAGCGGTGGTGCCCGGCGGTGTGTGGCAGGGCACGCACCTGATAGGCGACAGCGGTTTCGCGCTACTCGGCTGCACCGTCGCGCCCGGCTTCGACTACGCGGACTACCAGAGCGCGTCGCGGGCCGAACTCACCGCGAAGTGGCCCGCGTTCACGGACGCGATTCAGAAGCTCACGCCGCGCGGTTAG
- a CDS encoding glycosyltransferase family 2 protein, translating into MSEEPNPLTPFPKKEGGTEPKSEELEPASVLSPSPCSGPREALLTGPESKGGEVGEGLQAQPTVSIVMAAKNYARFLPEAVDSVLAQTCADWELLIIDDGSSDDTPEVVRPYLADRRVRYFRSDTLGQPRAKNLGIALSRGRFVAFLDADDAWESTKLEKQLAVFAAKPEVGVVYSKRVLMDERGRVLPVNVGGAFPRGFVLPHMFTQNFVCFSSVVVKREVFAHVGRFDPLWDLSIDYDLWLRVATFYPFDFVDEELVRYRTGHGNLSKKLRDRVDTAMSIMHRAESRYGVADHVSAPVIADGYASTCQTLSYVMRPSDPVESLRWSARALRWPARRIVSLKGLVAGTLAALRGARVPGSPENATANL; encoded by the coding sequence ATGAGCGAGGAACCTAACCCCCTAACCCCCTTCCCTAAGAAGGAAGGGGGAACAGAACCAAAGTCAGAAGAGCTTGAACCGGCTTCGGTTTTAAGCCCCTCTCCGTGCTCCGGCCCGCGAGAAGCTCTGCTGACAGGGCCGGAGAGCAAGGGGGGAGAGGTTGGGGAGGGGTTACAGGCACAACCCACCGTCTCCATCGTGATGGCCGCGAAGAACTACGCCCGGTTCCTTCCGGAAGCGGTCGATTCGGTGCTCGCGCAGACCTGCGCCGATTGGGAATTGCTGATTATCGACGACGGGTCTTCCGATGACACGCCGGAGGTAGTGCGGCCGTACCTCGCGGACCGGCGCGTGCGCTACTTCCGGTCCGACACGCTCGGGCAGCCGCGCGCGAAGAACCTCGGCATTGCCCTGAGTCGCGGGCGGTTCGTGGCGTTCCTCGACGCCGACGATGCGTGGGAGTCGACCAAACTCGAAAAACAACTCGCGGTGTTTGCTGCTAAGCCCGAAGTTGGTGTGGTGTACAGCAAACGGGTGTTGATGGACGAGCGGGGCAGGGTACTCCCCGTGAACGTTGGGGGCGCGTTCCCACGCGGGTTCGTTCTGCCTCACATGTTCACGCAGAACTTCGTGTGCTTCTCGTCCGTAGTGGTGAAGCGTGAAGTGTTTGCGCACGTCGGCCGGTTCGATCCCCTGTGGGATCTCTCCATCGACTACGACCTCTGGTTGCGCGTCGCGACGTTCTACCCGTTCGATTTCGTGGACGAAGAACTGGTCCGGTACCGCACCGGCCACGGGAACCTGTCGAAGAAGTTGCGCGACCGCGTAGACACCGCGATGTCCATCATGCACCGCGCCGAGTCGCGGTACGGCGTCGCGGACCACGTCTCGGCACCCGTGATCGCCGACGGGTACGCTTCGACGTGTCAGACGCTCAGCTACGTGATGCGCCCGAGCGACCCGGTCGAATCGCTGCGGTGGTCCGCTCGCGCGCTGAGGTGGCCCGCACGACGAATCGTTTCACTGAAGGGACTGGTGGCCGGGACGCTCGCCGCGCTCCGCGGAGCGCGCGTTCCGGGCTCGCCGGAGAACGCAACCGCGAACTTGTAG
- a CDS encoding NAD-dependent epimerase/dehydratase family protein, which translates to MRCIVTGAAGFIGSHLCERLLADGHAVTGIDCFTDYYPRAIKERNLASFRAHPQFTLRELDLSQGVPADVAAGAEWVFHLAAMAGLTRSWLDFDSYNKHNLTATHRLLEALKGSPTLKRIIYASTSSVYGKYASGDEALPTRPGSPYGITKLASEQLCRVYGDEFGVPAVVLRYFSVYGPRQRPEMGYHLFINAILQGKPIKLTGDGLQVRGNTYISDCVEATIRATQAMPGEVFNLGGGELVTVLEVFKKLERIIGKPAIIERHPPRPGDQLATGADVTKLFRHLGWKPTTSIDEGLAKQVEWQKTLN; encoded by the coding sequence ATGCGTTGCATTGTTACTGGCGCGGCCGGGTTCATCGGCTCGCATTTGTGCGAGCGCCTGCTCGCGGACGGCCACGCGGTCACCGGGATCGACTGCTTTACCGACTACTACCCGCGCGCCATTAAAGAGCGGAACCTCGCGAGTTTCCGCGCGCACCCGCAGTTCACGTTGCGCGAACTCGATCTCTCGCAGGGCGTTCCCGCGGACGTCGCGGCCGGGGCCGAGTGGGTGTTTCATCTCGCGGCGATGGCGGGCCTGACCCGCAGTTGGCTCGACTTCGACAGCTACAACAAACACAACCTGACCGCGACCCATCGCTTGCTGGAAGCGCTCAAGGGCTCGCCGACGCTGAAGCGCATCATCTACGCGAGCACGTCGTCGGTGTACGGCAAGTACGCGAGCGGCGACGAGGCGCTTCCCACGCGCCCGGGTTCGCCCTACGGCATCACGAAGCTCGCGTCGGAGCAGTTGTGCCGCGTGTACGGCGACGAGTTCGGCGTACCGGCCGTGGTGCTGCGGTACTTCAGCGTGTACGGCCCGCGCCAGCGCCCGGAGATGGGCTACCACCTGTTCATCAACGCGATCCTGCAGGGCAAGCCGATCAAACTCACGGGCGACGGGCTCCAGGTCCGCGGGAACACGTACATTTCGGACTGCGTGGAAGCCACGATCCGCGCGACGCAGGCGATGCCGGGCGAGGTCTTCAACCTCGGCGGCGGCGAACTGGTGACGGTCCTCGAAGTGTTCAAGAAGCTCGAACGCATCATCGGGAAGCCCGCGATCATCGAGCGCCACCCGCCGCGCCCGGGCGACCAACTGGCAACCGGTGCGGACGTGACCAAGCTCTTTCGCCACCTCGGATGGAAGCCGACAACGAGCATTGATGAGGGCTTGGCCAAGCAGGTGGAGTGGCAGAAAACTTTGAATTAG
- a CDS encoding VIT and vWA domain-containing protein translates to MLNSQTFYNSRPDGFGVLEVASDPSAPDAPRKFVPLMRTALTGTVTGPLATLTLAQNFALPDQSTDILEALYRFPLPGDAAVTGVRVRFGDVEIRTTLKAREAAETDYKEAKRAGRQAALVTRESPDVFTLAVAGIRAGQDIVVQTDYVQVAKVEGAGWALRVPLTTAPRYVRADEADSRHADGQPLAVLRDPGHRFALDLTVREAERIASPTHALAVEGDRVRLREGEALPDRDCVISWGAKTEDAQPALRTWVHADPATEKAYFLALCAPPKFASAKKIPREVVLLVDHSGSMRGAKWEAADWAVERFLAGMSEHDSFALGLFHDTTKWFAERPRKATPDVVREAVAFLKTNHDSGGTELGVALEQALDRARVADTPSRHVLILTDAEVSDAGRVLRLADLESEKPNRRRVSVLCIDAAPNAALASELAERGGGVSRFLTSSPDEDDVTTALDEVLADWSAPVLTGLTLEVNRVRAEATGRTVALVVPGPASAVDIGDLPAGRPVWVVGRVPLDGDPLSFRLRTGAEVAAEVRADAGRATSGLKALFGADRVRRLEYVMTGGTSGDKLRAELARLSYDAADVGEEKVFAENARDTATKYVRELLVRESLAAGVPSSETAFVAVRTEAGQPVTGTVAVANGLPAGWSEPRFGSAGGAAFFSALMASPSSVASVDSMLMDFDGSDDLDNDDDGNTTTDFDPLERQRGINVPIPPAAPKFLYRKAAPPPPSVKVPAPQVPRPGKAPPLSRDIRVNVKAGQHVPADGVVLYDSATGGEGQLTFLAVTFGDKALTADQLDPELTLLLFVGDLASPRARVKLVDVLRQGGRRPLNVRRAANQPVRLALEDPAGAWTSGVPALEIVLGWKD, encoded by the coding sequence ATGCTGAATTCACAGACTTTCTACAATTCGCGCCCGGACGGTTTCGGTGTTCTCGAAGTCGCCAGTGATCCATCGGCGCCAGACGCGCCGCGGAAGTTCGTTCCGCTGATGCGCACCGCGTTGACCGGGACCGTAACCGGGCCGCTTGCGACCCTCACGCTCGCGCAAAATTTTGCGCTACCGGATCAATCGACCGATATCCTCGAAGCACTGTACCGCTTCCCGTTGCCGGGCGACGCGGCCGTGACCGGCGTTCGCGTGCGGTTCGGCGACGTCGAGATTCGCACCACGCTGAAAGCGCGCGAAGCCGCCGAAACGGACTACAAGGAAGCCAAGCGTGCGGGGCGCCAGGCGGCCCTCGTCACGCGGGAATCACCGGACGTGTTCACGCTCGCGGTGGCCGGCATCCGGGCCGGTCAGGACATCGTCGTTCAGACCGATTACGTGCAGGTCGCGAAGGTCGAGGGGGCGGGGTGGGCGCTGCGCGTGCCGTTGACCACCGCGCCGCGATACGTTCGCGCGGACGAGGCCGACTCGCGCCACGCGGACGGGCAACCGCTCGCTGTGTTGCGCGACCCGGGCCACCGGTTCGCACTCGATCTCACAGTTCGCGAAGCCGAGCGCATTGCCAGCCCCACGCACGCACTTGCGGTGGAGGGAGACCGCGTTCGGTTACGGGAAGGGGAAGCGCTTCCGGACCGCGACTGCGTCATTTCGTGGGGCGCGAAGACAGAAGACGCGCAACCCGCATTGCGGACGTGGGTTCACGCCGATCCCGCGACCGAGAAAGCGTACTTCCTGGCGCTGTGCGCGCCGCCGAAGTTCGCGAGCGCGAAGAAGATCCCGCGCGAGGTGGTGCTGCTCGTGGACCACTCCGGTTCGATGAGGGGAGCGAAGTGGGAGGCCGCGGACTGGGCTGTTGAGCGCTTCCTGGCGGGGATGAGTGAGCACGATTCGTTCGCACTGGGGCTGTTTCACGATACCACCAAGTGGTTCGCTGAGCGCCCGCGCAAAGCGACCCCGGACGTGGTGCGCGAGGCGGTCGCATTTTTGAAGACGAATCACGATAGCGGTGGAACCGAACTCGGTGTCGCGCTGGAACAGGCGCTCGACCGCGCGCGGGTCGCGGACACGCCTTCGCGTCACGTACTCATTCTCACCGATGCAGAAGTGAGTGATGCGGGCCGCGTGCTACGTCTGGCGGACCTTGAATCGGAGAAACCCAACCGGCGCCGAGTGAGCGTGTTGTGCATCGACGCGGCGCCGAACGCCGCGCTCGCGTCCGAACTGGCTGAGCGAGGGGGTGGGGTGTCGCGCTTCCTGACGAGCAGCCCGGACGAAGACGACGTGACGACCGCACTCGACGAAGTGCTCGCGGACTGGTCCGCTCCTGTGCTCACCGGCCTCACGCTCGAAGTGAACCGCGTGCGCGCGGAGGCGACCGGGCGCACGGTCGCGCTCGTCGTTCCTGGACCTGCCAGTGCAGTCGATATCGGCGACCTTCCTGCCGGGCGCCCGGTGTGGGTCGTCGGCCGGGTGCCGTTGGACGGTGATCCGCTGTCGTTCCGATTGCGAACGGGCGCGGAAGTCGCTGCCGAAGTTCGCGCCGATGCCGGCCGTGCGACGTCGGGTCTGAAGGCGCTCTTCGGTGCGGACCGCGTGCGCCGGCTCGAATACGTGATGACCGGCGGGACGAGCGGCGACAAACTCCGTGCGGAGCTCGCGCGCCTCAGTTATGACGCCGCGGATGTGGGCGAAGAGAAGGTCTTTGCGGAAAACGCCCGCGACACGGCCACGAAGTACGTGCGCGAATTGCTCGTGCGCGAGTCGCTCGCGGCTGGGGTGCCGAGTTCGGAGACGGCGTTCGTCGCGGTGCGCACGGAAGCGGGGCAGCCTGTCACGGGAACGGTCGCGGTGGCGAACGGACTCCCGGCAGGGTGGTCGGAGCCCCGGTTCGGCAGTGCGGGCGGGGCGGCGTTTTTCTCGGCACTGATGGCCTCACCTTCTTCAGTAGCATCTGTGGATTCGATGCTAATGGACTTTGACGGCAGTGATGACCTCGACAACGATGACGATGGAAACACGACAACGGATTTCGATCCGTTGGAGCGGCAGCGCGGGATCAACGTCCCGATTCCGCCTGCAGCGCCCAAATTCCTTTATCGCAAAGCAGCTCCGCCCCCGCCGTCGGTGAAGGTTCCCGCTCCACAAGTTCCGCGCCCGGGGAAGGCGCCTCCGCTATCGCGCGACATCCGCGTCAACGTGAAGGCGGGGCAACACGTGCCGGCCGACGGCGTAGTGCTGTACGATTCCGCGACCGGGGGCGAAGGGCAACTGACGTTCCTCGCGGTCACGTTTGGCGACAAGGCGCTAACAGCCGATCAACTCGACCCGGAGCTGACGTTGTTGCTCTTCGTTGGCGATCTTGCGAGTCCACGAGCGCGGGTGAAACTGGTCGACGTGCTGCGCCAGGGCGGGCGTCGACCGCTGAACGTGCGCCGCGCTGCGAACCAGCCGGTTCGCCTCGCGCTGGAAGACCCCGCCGGTGCGTGGACGTCCGGCGTGCCCGCGCTGGAGATCGTGCTGGGGTGGAAGGATTAG
- a CDS encoding 3'-5' exonuclease yields the protein MPPRRKKPTAPPLPLDGPFVAIDFETADNGPDSACAVGVVRVENSKIVHREAVLIRPPRERILFTYVHGITWPMVKSAPVFKDVWAKIAPVLEGATFLAAHNAPFDRRVLSACCAAAELVAPPLPFVCTVQLARRKWALKPANLPAVCRRLGIGLIHHNAGSDAEACARIVIAAAVHGSATDPS from the coding sequence ATGCCCCCGCGCCGCAAAAAGCCGACCGCTCCCCCTTTGCCGCTCGACGGCCCGTTCGTCGCGATCGACTTCGAGACCGCGGACAACGGTCCCGATAGCGCCTGCGCGGTGGGGGTGGTTCGGGTGGAAAACTCGAAGATCGTTCACCGCGAGGCCGTGCTGATCCGCCCGCCGCGCGAGCGGATTCTCTTCACCTACGTTCACGGCATCACTTGGCCGATGGTCAAAAGCGCGCCAGTCTTCAAAGACGTGTGGGCGAAGATCGCACCGGTGCTCGAAGGGGCGACCTTTCTTGCCGCGCACAACGCACCGTTCGACCGGCGCGTGCTGTCCGCGTGCTGTGCCGCGGCCGAGTTGGTTGCCCCTCCCCTTCCCTTCGTCTGCACGGTTCAGCTCGCGCGCCGGAAGTGGGCACTCAAGCCCGCGAACCTGCCCGCCGTGTGTCGGCGCCTCGGGATCGGCCTCATCCACCACAACGCCGGTTCCGACGCGGAAGCGTGTGCCCGGATCGTGATCGCGGCTGCTGTCCACGGAAGCGCCACCGATCCTTCTTGA
- a CDS encoding RNA polymerase sigma factor encodes MALGSLAGVIPRLRTTALAVQSATSDADLLDRFVTARDAAAFEVLVRRHGPMVLAVCRRVLRNTHDAEDAFQATFLVLAYKATSVSPRNRLAAWLHGVAQKTALKARHRAARRAEVEKRVPARSAEDMTPETTRADAEPLLDQELAALPDRYRLPIILCDLEGRLRSAVAVTLGCSEGTLSSRLTRGRRMLAERLKRRGVALSTAALAVILTERQGALAEALVRATVPVALAPMSAAAVSPNVAQLATGVLKSMFLKKLQTVTVAAIVTLGATFALTGLVADPTHAAAPVPKAPAAPALDEKALNEALADVDGQLLLNRKVLKDIKCDIDQLDRVMDTVEAGTLTSRKKTQEAMMQIKVNANGGNVNGEAINQMFKDAQEAGEKEMRKATAEAVTKMLTVAQRARLREIDLQSRGHEAFTSAPVAKALDLTPKQKEQFAANVQQTADEIQQAFQKPVQVGLGNFVAVSSFDVDSIAKEGRAEGMKRALAILTDEQKESWKKLTGEPIKYTINRPWMGTSTAVVRAGAGGVMVAPAPVRILPGVALPAAPAVPLPAPVPANPPK; translated from the coding sequence ATGGCACTCGGATCGCTGGCCGGTGTGATCCCCCGGTTGCGGACGACCGCGCTCGCGGTGCAAAGCGCCACGAGCGACGCCGACCTCCTCGACCGGTTCGTCACCGCGCGCGACGCCGCCGCGTTTGAAGTGCTCGTGCGCCGGCACGGGCCGATGGTGCTCGCCGTGTGCCGCCGGGTGCTGCGAAACACCCACGACGCGGAAGACGCCTTCCAAGCCACGTTCCTGGTGCTCGCGTACAAGGCCACTTCGGTGTCGCCGCGGAACCGCCTCGCGGCGTGGTTGCACGGGGTGGCCCAAAAAACCGCGCTGAAGGCGCGGCACCGCGCCGCCCGGCGCGCCGAAGTCGAGAAGCGGGTTCCCGCACGGAGCGCCGAAGACATGACGCCCGAAACGACCCGCGCCGATGCCGAACCACTCCTCGATCAGGAGCTCGCCGCGCTCCCGGACCGCTACCGGCTCCCGATCATCCTGTGCGACCTGGAGGGGCGCTTGCGCTCCGCGGTCGCGGTCACGCTCGGGTGCTCCGAAGGCACCCTGTCCTCGCGCCTCACGCGCGGCCGGCGCATGCTCGCCGAGCGCCTGAAGCGCCGCGGCGTCGCGCTCTCCACCGCCGCCCTCGCCGTCATCCTGACCGAACGCCAGGGCGCCCTCGCCGAGGCCCTGGTCCGCGCGACCGTGCCGGTCGCACTGGCCCCGATGTCAGCCGCCGCCGTGTCCCCCAATGTTGCCCAACTCGCGACAGGAGTATTGAAGAGCATGTTCCTGAAAAAACTGCAAACGGTCACCGTCGCCGCCATCGTCACCCTCGGCGCCACGTTCGCGCTGACCGGCCTGGTCGCGGACCCGACCCACGCGGCGGCCCCGGTTCCCAAGGCGCCCGCCGCGCCCGCGCTCGACGAAAAGGCGCTCAACGAGGCCCTCGCCGACGTGGACGGCCAGTTGCTCCTGAACCGCAAGGTGCTCAAGGACATCAAGTGCGACATCGACCAACTCGACCGCGTCATGGACACAGTCGAAGCCGGAACCCTGACGTCGCGCAAGAAGACCCAGGAAGCGATGATGCAAATCAAGGTGAACGCGAACGGCGGGAACGTGAACGGTGAGGCCATCAACCAGATGTTCAAGGACGCACAAGAGGCCGGCGAAAAGGAGATGCGCAAGGCCACGGCGGAAGCCGTCACGAAGATGCTCACGGTCGCCCAGCGCGCCCGGCTCCGCGAGATCGACCTCCAGTCCCGCGGGCACGAGGCGTTCACCTCCGCCCCCGTCGCGAAGGCGCTCGACCTGACCCCGAAGCAGAAGGAACAGTTCGCCGCGAACGTCCAACAGACCGCGGACGAGATCCAGCAGGCGTTCCAGAAGCCGGTCCAGGTCGGGCTCGGGAACTTTGTCGCGGTCTCCTCGTTCGACGTCGATTCGATCGCCAAGGAAGGGCGGGCCGAAGGGATGAAGCGGGCTCTGGCGATCCTGACCGACGAGCAGAAGGAATCGTGGAAGAAACTGACGGGCGAGCCGATCAAGTACACGATCAACCGCCCGTGGATGGGTACGAGCACCGCGGTCGTGCGCGCCGGTGCGGGCGGCGTCATGGTCGCCCCGGCCCCCGTGCGGATCTTACCGGGCGTCGCTCTGCCCGCGGCCCCTGCGGTTCCCCTCCCCGCTCCCGTCCCGGCTAACCCGCCCAAGTAA
- a CDS encoding MarC family protein yields MAAAAVLLFLVMDPLGNIPFFLAALKHVDPARQSRVIFRELVIAFLVMVGFLFTGQFLIAAMRISEPALSISGGVILFLIAIKMVFPTPANSLHEEVDGEPFIVPLAIPYVAGPSVLAVELLLMSREPNRWAEWLGAVTIAWFGVAVIVFLGARLRSYLGQKGLTALERLMGMVLVAIAVQMFLTGIERFIVQMQPAPAALRSVPADALAPGFRERAS; encoded by the coding sequence ATGGCCGCGGCGGCTGTTCTGCTGTTCCTCGTCATGGACCCGCTCGGGAACATTCCGTTTTTCCTCGCCGCGCTCAAGCACGTGGACCCGGCGCGCCAGAGTCGCGTGATCTTCCGTGAATTGGTGATCGCGTTCCTGGTCATGGTCGGGTTTCTCTTCACCGGTCAGTTCCTGATCGCCGCGATGCGAATCTCCGAACCGGCGCTGTCTATTTCTGGCGGCGTGATCCTGTTCCTGATCGCGATCAAGATGGTGTTCCCAACCCCGGCCAACAGCCTGCACGAAGAAGTGGACGGCGAGCCGTTCATTGTGCCGCTGGCGATCCCCTATGTTGCGGGACCATCGGTGCTCGCGGTCGAACTGCTCCTAATGAGCCGCGAACCGAACCGGTGGGCGGAGTGGCTCGGCGCGGTTACGATCGCGTGGTTCGGGGTGGCGGTGATTGTGTTCCTCGGCGCGCGGTTGCGGTCGTACCTGGGCCAAAAGGGGCTGACCGCACTGGAGCGCCTCATGGGGATGGTGCTGGTCGCGATCGCGGTTCAGATGTTCCTGACTGGGATCGAACGGTTCATCGTGCAGATGCAACCCGCCCCGGCCGCGCTGCGTTCGGTTCCCGCCGATGCGCTCGCCCCGGGCTTCCGGGAGCGGGCTTCCTGA